A window of Palaemon carinicauda isolate YSFRI2023 chromosome 27, ASM3689809v2, whole genome shotgun sequence contains these coding sequences:
- the LOC137621240 gene encoding uncharacterized protein: protein MHTINATEVTGRSGYEQFDCAQAVALIGFLGLISNFQDIIQTFTQNANAGRRRRRSSDTGILAGLSHMVQKEPWEALQPVINMLSWASGQNADNDVQDSEKNYLYDNNADFSTEDEIHDEGAAGAVTNQKSKGVVSPLVNDIARLGPQLALWVVDVADGRITGEEGRSGVCQTIQKMDDSHGFAGSVFGNLLTQTVVKAMASYSSAEILLQRAGLHKNPNPCLGSVSTSSTFATLQTA from the exons ATGCATACCATTAACGCAACTGAAGTAACCGGTCGGTCTGG CTACGAACAATTCGACTGCGCACAAGCGGTAGCCCTGATTGGCTTCTTAGGTCTCATCTCAAACTTCCAG GATATCATACAAACGTTCACTCAAAATGCGAATGCAGGGAGAAGACGGCGTCGTTCGAGTGATACTGGCATCCTTGCGGGTCTGTCTCACATGGTGCAAAAAGAACCATG gGAAGCTTTGCAACCTGTGATTAACATGCTAAGTTGGGCATCGGGCCAAAATGCTGACAATGACGTGCAAGACtcagagaaaaattatttatatgacaataatgCTGATTTCAGCACTGAAG ACGAAATACACGACGAAGGCGCAGCAGGAGCAGTTACAAACCAGAAGTCCAAGGGCGTTGTGTCTCCACTTGTAAATGACATCGCTAGGTTGGGTCCACAATTAGCC CTGTGGGTGGTGGATGTGGCTGATGGTCGCATAACTGGCGAGGAAGGCCGCTCTGGCGTCTGCCAGACCATCCAGAAGATGGATGATAGTCATGGCTTTGCTGGCTCTGTTTTCGGGAATCTTTTGAC GCAAACTGTCGTCAAAGCAATGGCGTCTTACTCTTCAGCGGAGATCCTACTACAGCGAGCAGGACTCCACAAGAATCCAAATCCATGTCTGGGATCAGTTAGTACAAGCTCAACATTTGCAACTCTTCAAACTGCTTGA